The Arachis ipaensis cultivar K30076 chromosome B07, Araip1.1, whole genome shotgun sequence genome includes a window with the following:
- the LOC110264459 gene encoding glycine-rich protein DOT1-like, which yields MTSKNILFVLSLFVLVLLISARDILESSSNSKADVMNGGTNNGLNEKSESDCTGQGGGLGGCKWSGGWGWGWGTPPGPGGEGWGWGWGGPLPAPGGVPPLNRHI from the exons ATGacttctaaaaatattttattcgtGCTAAGCCTCTTTGTGCTGGTTCTTCTTATCTCTGCCAGGGACATCCTTGAATCTTCTTCTAATTCAAAAGCAG ATGTGATGAATGGAGGAACTAATAATGGTTTAAATGAGAAGAGTGAAAGTGATTGCACAGGTCAAGGTGGCGGATTGGGAGGATGCAAATGGAGTGGAGGctggggatggggatggggaaCGCCGCCCGGACCCGGTGGTGAAGGctggggatggggatggggaggACCACTGCCCGCGCCCGGCGGTGTTCCTCCTTTGAACCGCCACATCTAA